In one Solanum lycopersicum chromosome 11, SLM_r2.1 genomic region, the following are encoded:
- the LOC138339295 gene encoding uncharacterized protein: protein MVNLTKLEFTALQSSGRNYLSWVLDAEIHLDAMGLGDTIKEENKTSNQNCARAMIFLRHHLDEILKIEYLTIKDPLVLWKNLKERFDHLKMQQYREKGFKNYFELISHLLVAEQNNDLFLKNHENRPTGSEPLPEVNEAYAHHARRGKGRGPRGRGRGRDYGQERNSNLGINHSSNKKEKRKDEKRESTREGYFRCGGRGHYARDCRTPKHLVELYQESLKKKEKNPEANFISEYQVDITHLDVADFFAHPEGKIDHLIGDGSVNMEE, encoded by the exons atggtcAATCTTACAAAACTAGAGTTCACTGCCCTTCAAAGTTCGGGCAGGAACTACCTCTCATGGGTGTTGGATGCTGAAATCCACCTTGATGCAATGGGTCTTGGAGAcaccataaaagaagaaaataagacatCAAATCAAAACTGTGCACGAGCAATGATATTCTTGCGTCATCATCTCGACGAGATTCTGAAAATCGAATATCTGACAATTAAGGATCCACTTGTTTTGTGGAAAAACCTAAAAGAAAGATTTGACCACTTGAAGATG CAACAATATCGAGAGAAAGGTTTCAAAAACTATTTTGAACTaatttctcatcttcttgtGGCCGagcaaaataatgatttatttttgaaaaatcatgagAATCGACCTACTGGATCTGAACCACTTCCTGAAGTGAATGAGGCATACGCCCACCATGCTAGGCGTGGAAAAGGTCGCGGTCCTCGTGGTCGTGGACGTGGTCGTGATTATGGTCAAGAACGTAATTCTAATCTTGGCATtaatcattcatcaaataaaaaggaaaaaagaaaggatgagAAACGTGAATCAACCAGGGAAGGTTATTTTCGATGTGGTGGAAGAGGTCATTATGCACGTGATTGTCGTACTCCCAAACACTTGGTTGAGCTTTATCAAGAATCactaaagaagaaagagaaaaatcctGAGGCAAATTTTATCTCTGAATATCAAGTTGACATCACGCACTTGGATGTAGCAGATTTCTTCGCACATCctgaaggaaaaatagatcaCTTAATTGGTGATGGTTCTGTGAACATGGaagagtga